In Romboutsia lituseburensis, a genomic segment contains:
- a CDS encoding S-layer homology domain-containing protein — protein sequence MKNLKKLGIVGSLVITLISTSIVANANANDITGHWAESTIKEFMNAGYTDGYADGTFKPNNSITRAEFVTIFNNYFGLTTKGGKSFIDTRNHWAKDAIDIAVTNGVCNGVTSIEFKPNDPITREQAAVMISNYKDLSMIWSSKYGLLKDKYSVSNWSQNAVIGMLSEDFMKGYSDGTFKPQGKITRAEAVSTLSRISNTSPFVNKTILDNDIAKVDILRKGKSEYGYYTLSVKITNKTNKAITLSTNDTYVNGKNTYSNCSLKVAPGKTVTGDIEFNYAAVKSFNNFIDIHGYIKIFDPSKFKTLNETLFEIK from the coding sequence ATGAAAAATTTAAAAAAACTAGGTATAGTAGGTTCATTAGTTATAACATTAATATCTACATCAATAGTTGCAAATGCTAACGCTAATGATATAACTGGACATTGGGCAGAGTCTACAATAAAAGAATTCATGAACGCTGGGTATACAGATGGTTATGCTGATGGTACATTTAAACCTAACAACTCTATAACTAGAGCTGAATTTGTAACTATATTTAATAATTATTTTGGGCTAACTACAAAAGGTGGAAAATCATTTATTGATACTAGAAATCATTGGGCTAAAGATGCAATAGATATTGCCGTTACTAATGGTGTTTGTAATGGTGTAACTAGCATAGAATTTAAACCTAATGATCCAATAACTAGAGAACAAGCTGCTGTAATGATTTCAAATTATAAAGACTTGTCCATGATATGGTCTTCTAAATATGGCTTATTAAAAGATAAGTATAGTGTATCAAATTGGTCTCAAAACGCAGTTATAGGTATGTTATCAGAAGATTTTATGAAAGGATATTCAGATGGAACATTTAAGCCTCAAGGTAAAATTACAAGAGCTGAAGCGGTATCTACTTTATCTAGAATAAGTAATACATCGCCTTTTGTAAATAAAACTATACTTGATAATGATATAGCAAAAGTAGATATATTAAGAAAAGGTAAATCTGAGTATGGTTACTATACTTTGTCTGTAAAAATCACTAATAAAACAAACAAAGCTATCACATTAAGTACAAATGATACATATGTAAATGGAAAAAATACATATTCTAATTGTAGTTTAAAAGTTGCTCCAGGTAAAACAGTTACAGGAGATATTGAGTTTAATTATGCTGCTGTAAAATCATTTAATAATTTTATTGATATACATGGTTATATAAAAATATTCGATCCTAGCAAATTTAAAACTTTAAATGAAACATTATTTGAAATCAAATAA